The following coding sequences are from one Paenibacillus stellifer window:
- a CDS encoding ABC transporter substrate-binding protein, whose protein sequence is MRKLFTGLLLATVVAVLAACGNNATDNSASGKVSPSASVQSAAPAASSTTTPSAAPSNAVAATKTIKYLDAEYTVPATAERIVITGAMEAMEDSVLLDIHPVGAIAVSGKFPEMFSAITDKAESIGEKTEPNFEKILSLKPDVILGSTKFDPAVLEKLQQIATTIPYSHVATNWDANLTLLGELTGKQEQAAKLIEQYKTDLAAVKESAVAGLKDKKVLLVRIREGAMFIYGKDLYFNPSLYTDLGLALPDAIAAAKKQEQLSIEQFAQINPDVVFIQFSEDENSKATGALDELQKNPIFQSVSAAKNGKVFVNIVDPLAQGGTAYSKIQFLRAFLTAVES, encoded by the coding sequence ATGAGAAAATTATTTACCGGACTGCTACTAGCCACCGTGGTTGCTGTATTAGCGGCCTGCGGCAACAACGCAACGGACAACTCGGCATCGGGCAAGGTAAGCCCCTCCGCTTCGGTTCAATCCGCCGCACCTGCTGCATCTTCTACCACAACTCCGAGCGCGGCTCCGAGCAATGCTGTGGCAGCAACAAAGACCATCAAATATTTGGATGCTGAATATACGGTGCCTGCAACTGCCGAGCGCATCGTCATTACGGGCGCTATGGAAGCAATGGAAGATTCCGTCCTTCTCGACATTCATCCGGTAGGAGCCATCGCCGTTTCGGGCAAATTCCCCGAGATGTTCTCCGCCATAACAGACAAGGCTGAATCGATCGGTGAGAAGACAGAGCCGAACTTCGAGAAAATCCTGTCGCTGAAGCCGGATGTCATTCTGGGGTCGACTAAATTCGATCCAGCGGTCCTGGAGAAGCTTCAACAGATCGCTACGACAATTCCATACTCCCATGTCGCTACGAATTGGGATGCCAACTTGACCCTGCTCGGCGAGCTGACCGGCAAACAGGAGCAGGCTGCGAAGCTGATCGAGCAATACAAAACAGATCTGGCAGCTGTCAAAGAGTCGGCGGTCGCCGGACTGAAAGATAAAAAGGTATTGCTGGTTCGCATCCGCGAAGGCGCAATGTTCATTTACGGCAAGGACCTGTATTTCAATCCTTCGCTGTACACCGATCTCGGTCTTGCACTTCCGGATGCCATCGCCGCCGCCAAGAAGCAGGAGCAGCTCTCGATCGAACAGTTCGCCCAGATCAATCCCGATGTCGTGTTTATCCAGTTCTCTGAGGACGAGAACTCCAAGGCGACTGGCGCGCTGGACGAGCTACAGAAGAATCCGATCTTCCAGAGTGTCTCGGCCGCCAAGAACGGCAAGGTCTTTGTGAATATCGTCGATCCGCTGGCACAGGGAGGAACGGCCTACAGCAAGATCCAGTTCCTGAGAGCCTTCCTGACCGCCGTGGAATCCTAA
- a CDS encoding helix-turn-helix domain-containing protein, protein MTPMPPLLPPDAGRWTLHLHSAELQRVKPSTGMTQLMSLHTTLIVLLEGHCLLTRGTTISRMTEDTVYVCAPGSTYEFKTRGGSPLVALIRLSQYEPNGYEGSLKASDSSLLLPLLGESAVLPPGAAGDRCRSICAHYQSPDPILALRAQADALELVLEAASSPCKSESDGLEQARRQLEEYPEQPLSTEKLARAAGLSSRHFAELFKQSYGKSPLEYITNVRLEKAKKLMLSSGRRLKDIAHEIGYEDEFYFSRVFKKEYGFSPSHYISRRKRIIAAYGSADTLGYLLPFDLLPHIAPMHPKWTGYYLTRYGADIPYHLEYGLAEHNRELRLSQLAETKPELIVCPPSINGEEFEQVSAVASAFTLPPESPGSWRTGLRQLAMRMGMEKEAEAWMTRFDRETGTARRKLAGFGKAPSILFVRMAGCALYGLGSPGILDFVYHELGIARPDGAPPDAHPNYPVRLQAFDADDVDYVCLLIRQDSATLEYWRKLTRSSRWHSLSAVKEGRVHFLSSSPWREYSPIGLERIREELAAEFAENNPCQIRALSMEKDWNRTYPSY, encoded by the coding sequence ATGACCCCGATGCCTCCCCTTCTCCCGCCGGATGCGGGACGATGGACACTACATCTGCACAGCGCCGAGCTTCAGCGGGTTAAGCCGTCAACCGGTATGACTCAGCTTATGTCTCTCCATACAACACTTATCGTTCTGCTCGAAGGACACTGCCTTCTTACCAGAGGTACGACCATTTCTCGCATGACCGAAGATACTGTCTATGTCTGTGCTCCCGGCAGCACGTATGAATTCAAGACAAGAGGCGGCTCCCCCCTGGTGGCGCTTATCCGGCTGTCCCAGTATGAGCCGAATGGGTACGAGGGCAGTCTGAAAGCCTCTGACTCATCACTTCTGCTTCCGCTGCTGGGTGAATCGGCCGTGCTTCCGCCCGGTGCAGCCGGAGACCGCTGCCGTTCGATATGCGCTCATTATCAATCACCTGATCCGATCCTTGCGCTGCGCGCGCAGGCCGACGCTCTGGAGCTGGTGCTGGAAGCAGCCTCCTCACCCTGCAAGAGCGAGTCGGACGGGCTTGAGCAGGCGAGAAGGCAACTCGAAGAGTATCCCGAACAACCGCTGTCAACCGAGAAGCTGGCTAGAGCGGCCGGTTTAAGTTCCCGCCATTTTGCCGAGTTATTCAAGCAGTCTTATGGCAAGAGCCCCCTTGAGTACATCACCAATGTCCGGCTGGAAAAAGCGAAGAAGCTGATGCTCTCCTCCGGACGCAGGCTGAAGGATATAGCGCACGAAATCGGCTACGAGGATGAATTCTATTTCAGCCGGGTATTCAAGAAAGAGTACGGCTTCTCCCCTTCGCATTACATAAGCCGTCGCAAGCGGATCATCGCGGCGTACGGATCAGCTGATACGCTGGGCTACCTGCTGCCCTTTGACCTGCTGCCCCATATCGCTCCGATGCACCCTAAATGGACCGGGTATTATTTGACCCGTTACGGCGCAGACATCCCTTACCATCTGGAGTACGGCCTGGCGGAGCATAATCGGGAGCTCCGGCTGTCCCAGCTGGCTGAGACGAAGCCTGAGCTGATTGTGTGCCCGCCAAGCATCAACGGTGAGGAATTTGAGCAGGTGTCCGCCGTTGCCTCCGCCTTCACGCTTCCGCCCGAATCGCCCGGCTCATGGAGAACAGGCCTTCGTCAGCTTGCTATGCGGATGGGCATGGAGAAGGAAGCGGAAGCCTGGATGACAAGGTTTGACCGGGAGACCGGAACTGCCCGCCGCAAGCTGGCCGGCTTCGGCAAAGCGCCATCCATTCTGTTTGTCCGCATGGCAGGATGCGCTCTGTACGGGCTCGGCTCGCCAGGCATTCTCGATTTCGTGTATCACGAGCTCGGAATCGCCAGACCGGACGGAGCCCCGCCGGATGCCCATCCGAATTACCCCGTAAGGCTGCAAGCCTTCGATGCGGACGATGTGGATTATGTCTGCCTGCTCATCCGGCAGGATTCCGCAACACTGGAATATTGGCGGAAGCTGACCCGCTCCTCGCGATGGCATTCACTCTCTGCAGTGAAGGAAGGCCGTGTACATTTTCTGTCGTCCAGTCCATGGAGAGAGTATTCGCCGATTGGACTTGAACGAATACGGGAGGAGCTGGCAGCGGAGTTCGCGGAAAATAATCCATGCCAAATCCGCGCTTTATCTATGGAGAAAGATTGGAACCGGACCTATCCTAGTTATTGA
- a CDS encoding carbohydrate ABC transporter permease: MKHLASQWNKHKYPYLFIAPAVVLLTVFSIIPIVIALVISFTNMDLMGLADYSNIKGVGLSNYINLFKDPVFLKSIYNTAFYVFIGVPLVVAAALGIALLLNYGTSWLFKSFRVVYYMPSITNIVAVAVVWGYLYNGTYGLFNYILSWFGLPAQQWLQDPTLAKLSLILLAFWKAIGLNMIIFLAALQGIPRSYYEAAEIDGATGWRKLRYITIPLLGFATFFVVITTLIGWIQFFEEPLVMTKGGPLNATMSMALFIYNNGFQLSNFGYAAAGSFVLFIIIILATLAQFKIQKQEVEY, from the coding sequence GTGAAGCATTTGGCGAGTCAATGGAATAAGCACAAATACCCGTATCTGTTTATCGCGCCGGCGGTTGTGCTTCTGACTGTATTTTCGATTATTCCGATTGTAATTGCCCTTGTCATCAGCTTCACGAATATGGACCTGATGGGATTGGCCGATTACTCCAATATCAAAGGGGTCGGATTATCCAACTATATCAATTTGTTCAAGGACCCCGTATTCCTGAAGTCGATTTATAATACCGCATTCTATGTCTTTATCGGCGTGCCGCTTGTTGTCGCCGCCGCTTTGGGCATTGCACTGCTGCTGAATTACGGGACGAGCTGGCTGTTCAAAAGTTTTCGGGTCGTCTACTATATGCCATCTATCACCAATATTGTCGCTGTTGCGGTGGTATGGGGTTATCTCTATAACGGCACCTACGGGCTGTTCAACTACATTCTCTCCTGGTTCGGGCTGCCGGCCCAGCAGTGGCTCCAGGACCCGACGCTTGCCAAATTGTCGCTCATCCTCCTGGCTTTCTGGAAGGCGATCGGGCTGAATATGATTATTTTCCTGGCGGCGCTTCAGGGGATTCCCCGTTCTTACTATGAAGCCGCTGAAATCGACGGGGCCACCGGCTGGCGGAAGCTGCGCTACATCACGATTCCTCTGCTCGGTTTCGCTACCTTCTTTGTCGTCATCACAACGCTGATCGGCTGGATTCAGTTCTTCGAGGAGCCGCTCGTAATGACGAAGGGCGGACCGCTGAATGCGACGATGTCGATGGCGCTCTTTATTTACAACAACGGCTTCCAGCTCAGCAATTTCGGCTATGCCGCTGCAGGCTCGTTCGTGCTGTTCATCATTATTATTCTGGCCACACTGGCCCAGTTCAAAATCCAGAAGCAAGAGGTCGAGTATTAG
- a CDS encoding sugar ABC transporter substrate-binding protein yields the protein MKKRTGLLTVAAMTAFSAIMAGCGSGNNAASDSGNKTLKVWFMGESATVEPIAKMYEEKNPGVKVEVQAIPWDSAHDKLLTAVASKSGPDVIQMGTTWIPEFAAAGALKDLTPYVEKDANLKPENFFDGANKTTQYEGKTVGIPWYVETRALFYRSDLLSEVGYPEGPKTWDELKDAAKKLVAKGGPGHYAMPIEAKDPIYAAIFAWQNGSDVIDSNRQAQFNQPAYVEAINYLKSFYDEGLSPKGTDMDTVAGFKDGTIPMFISGPWMISTVKEKAPEIDGKWTVTTLPAKKTNTSSIGGSDLSIFSYSKNPDEAAKFISFMSTQEAQLKFFETSNSMPALKAAYSNEALKDPMIAAFGKQLENTKPAPTVKEWDAISQAFLAAFEQITVGGADTQTELDKLNAKANDLLGNK from the coding sequence ATGAAGAAGAGAACAGGATTGCTCACAGTGGCTGCTATGACGGCATTTTCAGCGATTATGGCGGGCTGCGGGAGCGGAAATAATGCGGCTTCGGACAGCGGAAACAAAACGTTAAAGGTATGGTTCATGGGGGAATCCGCTACGGTTGAGCCGATTGCGAAAATGTACGAGGAGAAGAATCCGGGAGTGAAGGTGGAGGTACAGGCCATTCCGTGGGACAGCGCCCATGACAAGCTGCTGACCGCTGTAGCCTCCAAGAGTGGCCCGGATGTCATTCAGATGGGCACTACCTGGATTCCGGAATTTGCGGCCGCCGGAGCGCTGAAGGATCTGACGCCGTATGTGGAGAAGGACGCCAACCTGAAGCCCGAGAACTTTTTTGACGGCGCCAATAAGACGACCCAATACGAGGGCAAAACCGTCGGCATCCCATGGTATGTAGAGACACGCGCTTTGTTCTATCGTTCAGATTTGCTTAGCGAGGTCGGTTATCCGGAAGGACCGAAGACATGGGATGAACTGAAGGATGCAGCCAAGAAGCTTGTTGCCAAGGGCGGCCCGGGCCATTATGCGATGCCGATTGAAGCCAAGGACCCGATCTATGCGGCAATCTTCGCCTGGCAGAACGGCAGCGATGTTATCGACAGCAACCGGCAGGCCCAGTTCAACCAGCCGGCTTATGTAGAAGCCATCAATTATTTGAAGAGCTTCTACGATGAAGGGCTGTCGCCCAAGGGAACGGATATGGACACGGTGGCCGGCTTTAAGGACGGCACGATTCCGATGTTCATCAGCGGACCTTGGATGATCAGTACCGTGAAGGAGAAGGCGCCGGAAATCGACGGCAAGTGGACCGTCACGACGCTGCCTGCCAAGAAGACCAATACATCTTCGATCGGCGGCTCGGACCTTTCGATCTTCAGCTACAGCAAAAATCCGGACGAGGCGGCCAAGTTCATCTCCTTCATGTCCACGCAAGAGGCACAGTTGAAGTTCTTTGAGACCTCGAACTCCATGCCGGCTCTCAAAGCGGCCTACAGCAACGAGGCGCTCAAGGACCCGATGATCGCGGCTTTCGGCAAGCAGCTGGAGAACACGAAGCCGGCTCCGACGGTCAAGGAGTGGGATGCCATCTCCCAGGCGTTCCTCGCTGCCTTCGAACAGATTACGGTCGGGGGAGCGGATACCCAGACAGAGCTCGACAAGCTGAACGCTAAAGCGAATGATCTGCTGGGCAATAAATAA
- a CDS encoding YfiT family bacillithiol transferase, producing MDTLSFPLGPFTPEDCPTPDTRAACIADIASLPADLRASLTSLTDEQLLVPYRPGGWTVKQVVHHMADNDMNAYIRFKRGLTEEAPIAGSYRQDVWAELADYRDTRIDTSLLLMEALHERFVILLRSLAPADFARPVTSPTHGDMTLEITMQRYAWHNRHHLAQIQSLKDRMGWII from the coding sequence ATGGATACTTTGTCATTCCCCCTTGGTCCTTTCACGCCTGAGGATTGCCCGACCCCGGACACCCGTGCGGCATGTATAGCGGATATTGCAAGCCTTCCCGCCGATCTGCGGGCTTCGCTGACTAGCTTGACTGATGAGCAGCTGCTGGTTCCATATCGTCCAGGCGGCTGGACGGTCAAGCAGGTTGTCCATCATATGGCCGATAATGATATGAACGCTTATATCCGGTTCAAACGAGGGCTGACCGAGGAAGCCCCGATCGCCGGTTCATACAGGCAGGATGTATGGGCAGAGCTTGCCGACTACCGCGACACCAGGATCGACACTTCGCTGCTGCTGATGGAAGCGCTGCATGAACGTTTTGTGATCCTGCTCCGCTCCCTGGCTCCGGCCGATTTTGCCCGGCCGGTTACCAGCCCTACTCACGGCGATATGACGCTGGAGATCACCATGCAGCGTTATGCCTGGCATAACCGCCACCATCTCGCCCAGATCCAATCCTTGAAAGACCGGATGGGCTGGATAATCTGA